A genome region from Rhodanobacter thiooxydans includes the following:
- a CDS encoding MlaA family lipoprotein, which translates to MPSPLRLPKLRRWLAVLAIILLAGCTIAKPRTDDPLEKYNRGAYKFNDAVDQAVIRPVAMGYRKVTNPPVRRSFSDFFTNIRMPVTVANDLLQARPKQALQSTGRFLVNLTLGVGGFFDPASQLGLPIEDNDFGVTLARWGAPEGDFLMLPFFGPSTARDIWRLPVDSYFFDPLSLYAVNHDYNGLEYVPQAIYLVTLRSRGIDAEGFLQSAYDPYVFIRDAYRQQRLYKIYDGNPPVEIIQQMQGLNEKNFDPEELLDQQHQWENKHPETSSKQP; encoded by the coding sequence ATGCCCTCACCGCTTCGACTCCCCAAGTTGCGCCGCTGGTTGGCCGTGCTCGCGATCATCTTGCTGGCCGGCTGCACCATCGCCAAGCCGCGCACCGACGATCCGCTGGAGAAATACAACCGCGGCGCCTACAAATTCAACGACGCGGTGGACCAGGCGGTGATCCGCCCGGTTGCGATGGGTTACCGCAAGGTGACCAATCCGCCGGTACGCCGCTCGTTCAGCGACTTCTTCACCAATATCCGCATGCCGGTCACGGTCGCCAACGACCTGCTGCAGGCGCGTCCGAAGCAGGCGCTGCAGAGCACCGGCCGCTTCCTGGTGAACCTGACCCTGGGCGTCGGCGGCTTCTTCGATCCGGCCAGCCAGCTTGGCCTGCCGATAGAAGACAACGACTTCGGCGTCACCCTGGCGCGTTGGGGTGCCCCGGAAGGCGACTTCCTGATGTTGCCGTTCTTCGGCCCCAGTACCGCGCGTGATATCTGGCGTCTGCCGGTCGACAGCTACTTCTTCGACCCGTTGAGCCTGTATGCAGTCAACCATGACTACAATGGCCTGGAGTACGTGCCACAGGCGATATACCTAGTGACCTTGCGCTCGCGCGGAATCGACGCGGAGGGCTTCCTGCAATCCGCCTACGATCCCTACGTATTCATCCGCGACGCGTACCGCCAGCAGCGCCTGTACAAGATCTACGACGGCAACCCGCCGGTCGAGATCATCCAGCAGATGCAAGGCCTGAACGAAAAGAATTTCGACCCCGAGGAACTGCTGGACCAGCAGCACCAGTGGGAAAACAAGCACCCGGAAACGTCCAGCAAGCAGCCCTGA
- the mlaD gene encoding outer membrane lipid asymmetry maintenance protein MlaD, which produces MSQPRSSYAVGTGLFIVLGFAALAYLATQTSSVANVRQGDSYVVDAQFTNIGQLKERAPVKVAGVRVGQVQSITLQPGRDVAEVKLSIDKLHDRIPQDSVATIFTSGLLGDQYVGIEYGSAKQVVAAGGTLARTKSTQPLEEMLGKFFGAGGVVDNVGGSYAVKASFTNVGTLSAGAPVKMAGVVIGSVQSVHADPVKLNADVVLSIDKRYDAIPDDSSAAVFTSGLIGSQYVAIQPGGSPDALKDGDEMILTQSALQLEDLIGKFLVNGSPGDKKDAGNGNK; this is translated from the coding sequence GTGAGCCAACCGAGAAGTTCCTACGCCGTCGGCACCGGCCTGTTCATCGTGCTCGGCTTTGCCGCGCTGGCCTACCTGGCCACCCAGACCAGTTCGGTGGCGAACGTGCGCCAGGGCGACAGCTACGTCGTCGACGCGCAGTTCACCAACATCGGCCAGCTGAAGGAGCGCGCGCCGGTGAAGGTGGCCGGTGTGCGCGTGGGCCAGGTGCAGTCGATCACGCTGCAGCCGGGCCGCGACGTGGCCGAGGTGAAGCTGTCGATCGACAAGCTCCACGACAGGATCCCGCAGGATTCGGTGGCGACCATCTTCACCAGCGGCCTGCTCGGCGACCAGTACGTGGGCATCGAGTACGGCAGCGCGAAGCAGGTGGTGGCGGCCGGCGGCACGCTGGCGCGCACCAAGTCGACCCAGCCGCTGGAGGAGATGCTGGGCAAGTTCTTCGGCGCCGGCGGCGTGGTCGACAACGTCGGCGGCAGCTATGCAGTGAAGGCGAGCTTCACCAACGTCGGCACGCTGTCGGCCGGCGCGCCGGTGAAGATGGCCGGCGTGGTGATCGGCAGCGTGCAATCGGTGCATGCCGACCCGGTCAAGTTGAACGCCGACGTGGTGCTGTCGATCGACAAGCGCTACGACGCGATTCCCGACGATTCCTCCGCTGCGGTGTTCACCAGCGGTTTGATCGGCAGCCAGTATGTTGCGATCCAGCCGGGCGGTTCGCCCGACGCGCTCAAGGACGGCGACGAGATGATCCTGACCCAGTCCGCGTTGCAGCTGGAGGACTTGATCGGCAAGTTCCTGGTCAACGGTTCGCCCGGCGACAAGAAAGACGCCGGCAACGGCAACAAATAA
- a CDS encoding RelA/SpoT family protein gives MTAATHPATVDLSALPPYALALKERIAYLPEVQVDRVLRAFQLGAQAHAGQERKSGEPYITHPVAVAGILAELGLDTETIIAAILHDTLEDTELSREMLATEFGEVVAELVDGVTKLDKMRFGTRQEADAESFRKMLLAMARDIRVILIKLADRLHNMRTLGAKDAPSRRRIARETLEIYAPIAQRLGMNKFKAELQDLGFRALYPDRYRVISERIRAALGNRREAMGKIEAALSARLVADHLPARVVGRIKSSWSIYSKMRNEHKSFAQLMDVYGFRVVVDSAMSCYMALGVVHALYKPVDRRFKDFIAIPKANGYQSLHTVLLGPFGAPIEVQIRTAEMDSVAERGVAAHWAYKTDSGPANSAQARAREWLSSLVDSSASTVSSSEFIENVKIDLFPDEVYLFTPRGDILSLPRNATALDFAYAVHTDVGDHAVAARVDKKLLPLRTKLESGQLVEIITAPSAVPNPAWLEVVVTGKARTAIRQYLKHLQHEDAVDFGHRMLDRALDAQGSSLDGIPPAVLDRFLETSKLKRLEELLSDIALGNRMPDVVASQLLASRGRKAGKPHTAAHAHEKIRITGAERGVLSFANCCHPLPGDEIIGYLSSGKGIVVHREECPNVVELRKSPERCVAIEWDRDVQGDYRAELRIEVTNRPGVLATVAAAIAAADSNIENVEYVERDAVAATLLFALEVKNRKHLADVIRRVRRTGVVSGAYRYPL, from the coding sequence ATGACTGCGGCCACCCACCCCGCCACGGTCGACCTCTCCGCGCTGCCGCCCTATGCGCTGGCCCTGAAAGAGCGCATTGCCTACCTGCCCGAGGTGCAGGTCGATCGCGTGCTGCGCGCGTTCCAGCTCGGCGCGCAGGCGCATGCCGGGCAGGAGCGCAAGAGCGGCGAGCCGTACATCACCCACCCGGTGGCGGTGGCCGGCATCCTGGCCGAACTCGGGCTGGATACCGAGACGATCATCGCGGCGATCCTGCACGACACCCTGGAAGACACCGAGCTCAGCCGCGAGATGCTGGCCACCGAGTTCGGCGAGGTGGTGGCCGAACTGGTCGATGGCGTCACCAAGCTGGACAAGATGCGCTTCGGCACGCGCCAGGAGGCGGATGCGGAAAGCTTCCGCAAGATGCTGCTGGCGATGGCGCGCGACATCCGCGTGATCCTGATCAAGCTGGCCGATCGCCTGCACAACATGCGCACGCTCGGCGCCAAGGACGCACCGTCACGCCGCCGCATCGCGCGCGAGACGCTGGAGATCTATGCGCCGATCGCGCAGCGCCTGGGCATGAACAAGTTCAAGGCGGAACTGCAGGATCTCGGCTTTCGCGCGCTGTACCCGGACCGCTACCGGGTGATCAGCGAACGCATCCGCGCCGCGTTGGGCAACCGGCGCGAGGCGATGGGCAAGATCGAGGCGGCGCTGTCCGCGCGGCTGGTTGCCGACCACCTGCCGGCGCGCGTGGTCGGCCGCATCAAGTCGTCGTGGAGCATCTATTCGAAGATGCGCAACGAGCACAAGAGCTTCGCCCAGCTGATGGACGTCTACGGCTTCCGCGTGGTGGTGGACAGCGCGATGAGCTGCTACATGGCGCTCGGCGTAGTGCATGCGCTGTACAAGCCGGTCGACCGCCGTTTCAAGGATTTCATCGCGATTCCCAAGGCGAACGGCTACCAGTCGCTGCACACCGTGCTGCTGGGCCCGTTCGGCGCGCCGATCGAGGTGCAGATCCGCACCGCCGAGATGGATTCGGTGGCCGAGCGCGGCGTGGCCGCGCACTGGGCCTACAAGACCGACTCGGGTCCGGCCAACAGCGCCCAGGCGCGGGCACGCGAGTGGCTGTCCTCGCTGGTCGACAGCTCGGCGAGCACGGTGTCGTCGTCGGAGTTCATCGAGAACGTCAAGATCGACCTGTTCCCCGACGAGGTCTATCTGTTCACTCCGCGCGGCGACATCCTGTCGCTGCCGCGCAACGCCACCGCGCTGGACTTCGCCTACGCCGTGCACACCGACGTGGGCGACCATGCGGTGGCCGCGCGCGTGGACAAGAAGCTGCTGCCGCTGCGCACCAAGCTGGAGTCCGGCCAGCTGGTGGAGATCATCACTGCGCCGTCGGCGGTGCCGAATCCGGCGTGGCTGGAAGTGGTGGTCACCGGCAAGGCGCGCACCGCGATCCGCCAGTACCTGAAGCACCTGCAGCACGAGGACGCGGTTGACTTCGGCCACCGCATGCTCGATCGCGCGCTGGACGCGCAGGGCAGCAGTCTGGACGGCATTCCGCCGGCGGTACTCGACCGTTTCCTGGAAACCTCCAAGCTAAAGCGGCTGGAGGAACTGCTGTCCGACATCGCGCTGGGCAACCGCATGCCCGACGTGGTCGCCAGCCAACTGCTGGCGTCGCGCGGCAGGAAGGCCGGCAAGCCGCACACGGCGGCGCACGCGCACGAGAAGATCCGCATCACCGGCGCCGAGCGTGGCGTGCTCAGCTTCGCCAACTGCTGCCATCCGCTGCCGGGCGACGAGATCATCGGCTACCTGTCCTCGGGCAAGGGCATCGTGGTGCACCGCGAGGAATGCCCGAACGTGGTCGAGCTGCGCAAGTCGCCCGAGCGCTGCGTGGCGATCGAGTGGGACCGCGACGTGCAGGGCGACTACCGCGCCGAACTGCGCATTGAGGTGACCAATCGTCCCGGCGTGCTGGCCACCGTGGCCGCCGCGATCGCCGCCGCCGACTCGAACATCGAGAACGTGGAGTATGTCGAGCGCGACGCCGTCGCGGCCACCCTGCTGTTCGCGCTGGAAGTGAAGAACCGCAAGCACCTGGCCGACGTGATCCGCCGCGTGCGCCGCACCGGGGTGGTCAGCGGCGCCTATCGCTACCCCTTGTGA
- a CDS encoding MlaC/ttg2D family ABC transporter substrate-binding protein: MLRRLALATAIAFGAVAFGAVATVPAFAQAVPPVAAPAATRLAPVQVVQAIADQLATAIEGHRDELKRNQEKLISVIDEAFLPHFDIDYASILVLGQHAREATPAQRERFARAFYNSITHRYAEGLLNYTRGRVKVLPFNGDLNDKRTVVRTQVVLDDGKLVSVDYAFRKGRNGDWKAYDVIIEGISYVTNYRNQVDAEIRKVGVEQLISNIETQGSKALDVMAKDNKDKS, from the coding sequence ATGTTGCGCAGACTGGCTCTTGCCACCGCCATCGCATTCGGCGCCGTCGCATTCGGCGCTGTCGCCACGGTTCCGGCGTTCGCCCAGGCGGTCCCCCCGGTCGCAGCCCCGGCGGCGACCCGGCTGGCTCCGGTGCAGGTCGTGCAAGCCATCGCCGACCAGCTGGCCACGGCGATCGAGGGGCATCGCGACGAGCTGAAGAGGAACCAGGAGAAGCTCATCAGCGTCATCGACGAGGCGTTCCTGCCGCACTTCGACATCGACTACGCCTCGATCCTGGTGCTCGGCCAGCATGCCCGCGAGGCCACCCCGGCGCAGCGCGAGCGCTTCGCCCGGGCGTTCTACAACTCGATCACGCACCGTTACGCCGAGGGCCTGTTGAACTACACCCGCGGCCGGGTCAAGGTGCTGCCGTTCAACGGCGATCTCAACGACAAGCGCACCGTGGTGCGCACCCAGGTGGTACTGGACGACGGCAAGCTGGTGTCGGTCGACTATGCCTTCCGCAAGGGGCGCAACGGTGACTGGAAGGCCTACGACGTGATCATCGAGGGCATCTCCTACGTCACCAACTACCGCAATCAGGTGGACGCGGAGATCCGCAAGGTCGGCGTCGAGCAGCTGATCAGCAATATCGAAACGCAGGGCTCCAAGGCGCTGGACGTGATGGCCAAGGACAACAAGGACAAGTCGTGA
- the rpoZ gene encoding DNA-directed RNA polymerase subunit omega — protein sequence MARITVEDCLEVVDNRFELVLMATKRARQLEKGAEPAVNPDHDKPTVLALREIAARRIDQATIDQIDKAERERAEREALEWAAAEVDDDLSKGGDD from the coding sequence ATGGCACGCATTACCGTGGAAGACTGCCTAGAGGTGGTCGACAACCGTTTCGAACTAGTACTGATGGCGACCAAGCGCGCGCGTCAGCTGGAAAAGGGCGCCGAGCCGGCCGTCAACCCCGACCATGACAAGCCGACCGTGCTGGCGCTGCGCGAGATCGCCGCCCGCCGCATCGACCAGGCCACCATCGACCAGATCGACAAGGCCGAGCGCGAGCGCGCCGAGCGCGAGGCGCTGGAGTGGGCCGCGGCCGAGGTTGACGACGACCTGTCCAAGGGCGGCGACGACTGA
- a CDS encoding STAS domain-containing protein, whose protein sequence is MTQAAADSFQLDLGTPGTLGVRGELSFDTAAAAWQAIRVALAGGPVSRLDLAGVRHSDSAGLACVLAVAADATRRGQALQVVHVPAGMQSLAQVCEVDRLLG, encoded by the coding sequence GTGACGCAGGCCGCCGCAGACAGCTTCCAGCTGGACCTCGGCACGCCCGGCACGCTGGGCGTGCGCGGCGAGCTGAGCTTCGATACCGCGGCCGCTGCGTGGCAGGCGATCCGCGTTGCGCTGGCGGGCGGCCCGGTGTCGCGGCTGGACCTGGCCGGCGTGCGCCACAGTGACAGCGCCGGGTTGGCCTGCGTGCTGGCCGTCGCGGCCGACGCGACCCGTCGCGGTCAGGCGTTGCAGGTCGTGCACGTGCCGGCCGGCATGCAGTCGCTGGCCCAGGTCTGCGAGGTCGACCGGCTGCTCGGCTGA